A region of Plantactinospora sp. BC1 DNA encodes the following proteins:
- a CDS encoding response regulator transcription factor: MIRLLVVDDEWMVRAMLRTIMDAYDDIEVVGEAGDGDEAVRQARDLRPDVVLMDIRMPRADGLDATAALARFAVPPKVVVLTTFDLDEYVATALRHGAVGFLLKDATADQMAAAVRSAAAGDAMLSPQVTRRLLHRFAEPADPGRQHALRRLDVLTGKEREVLVALGEGLTNSDIGRRLHLSEATVKSHVSRLLAKLQLSNRVQAAILAHRAGLVR, translated from the coding sequence GTGATCCGGCTGCTGGTGGTGGACGACGAGTGGATGGTCCGGGCGATGCTCCGGACCATCATGGACGCCTACGACGACATCGAGGTGGTCGGCGAGGCCGGCGACGGGGACGAGGCGGTACGCCAGGCGCGCGACCTGCGCCCCGACGTCGTACTGATGGACATCCGGATGCCCCGCGCCGACGGGCTCGACGCGACCGCCGCGCTGGCCCGGTTCGCGGTGCCGCCGAAGGTGGTCGTGCTGACCACCTTCGACCTCGACGAGTACGTGGCGACGGCGCTCCGGCACGGCGCGGTCGGCTTCCTGCTCAAGGACGCCACCGCCGACCAGATGGCCGCCGCGGTCCGCAGTGCCGCCGCCGGTGACGCGATGCTCTCGCCGCAGGTCACCCGCAGGTTGCTGCACCGGTTCGCCGAGCCGGCCGACCCTGGCCGCCAGCACGCCCTCCGCCGGCTCGACGTGCTGACCGGCAAGGAGCGGGAGGTACTGGTCGCGCTCGGCGAGGGACTGACCAACAGCGACATCGGCCGGCGGCTCCACCTCAGCGAGGCCACCGTGAAGAGCCACGTGAGTCGGCTCCTCGCCAAGCTCCAGCTCAGCAACCGGGTGCAGGCGGCGATCCTGGCGCACCGCGCCGGCCTGGTCCGCTGA